Proteins encoded within one genomic window of Dasypus novemcinctus isolate mDasNov1 chromosome 17, mDasNov1.1.hap2, whole genome shotgun sequence:
- the LOC131273842 gene encoding olfactory receptor 14C36-like translates to MSKAQSSKMSNSTTVTEFLLIRFSEVWEYRVLHTMLFLLMYFATLMGNFLIVTVTTLDKKLHVPMFFFLRNLSALDMCYISVTVPKACVIFLLDNRVISMAGCAAQIFLVLWFAYIELMFLTIMAWDRYVAICQPLHYSVIMNPWLCIQMTLATLLSGVVSAGFLTGNTFQLPFCQSNVVHQFFCDIPSLRKLSCSDTLSNEISIFIFAVIIDGACFAFITMSYIRIFSTVLKFPTRGERGKAFSTCVPHILVVTIFISSGAAVYMKPTYNSPTIQDMITSVFYSIVPPFLNPIIYSLRNKQIKEAVRKMMRKKLYLGKC, encoded by the coding sequence ATGTCCAAAGCACAGTCCTCAAAGATGTCCAACTCTACCACTGTGACAGAATTCCTGCTTATAAGATTTTCTGAAGTTTGGGAGTACAGAGTCTTACACACCATGCTATTTCTTCTGATGTACTTTGCAACTCTGATGGGCAACTTTCTCATTGTCACAGTAACCACCCTTGACAAGAAACTTCATGTCCCCATGTTCTTTTTCCTTAGAAATCTTTCTGCTTTGGATATGTGTTACATTTCTGTTACAGTACCCAAAgcatgtgtcatcttcctgcttgACAATAGGGTGATCTCCATGGCAGGATGTGCAGCTCAGATTTTCCTTGTGCTTTGGTTTGCTTATATAGAGCTGATGTTCCTCACCATCATGGCCTgggaccgctatgtggccatctgccagcccctACACTACTCTGTGATCATGAACCCTTGGCTCTGTATCCAGATGACACTGGCCACCCTACTTAGTGGTGTGGTCTCTGCAGGGTTCCTCACTGGAAACACATTCCAGCTACCCTTTTGTCAGTCCAATGTGgtccatcagttcttctgtgacaTCCCCTCTCTACGGAAGCTTTCCTGCTCTGACACCTTAAGCaatgaaatttctatttttatctttgcaGTGATTATTGATGGTGCCTGTTTTGCTTTCATTACCATGTCTTATATTCGTATATTTTCTACTGTGCTCAAGTTTCCAACCAGGGGTGAGCGAGGAAAAGCCTTTTCCACCTGTGTCCCTCACATCCTTGTGGTGACCATCTTTATCAGCTCAGGTGCTGCTGTGTATATGAAGCCAACCTACAACTCACCCACAATTCAGGACATGATCACCTCTGTGTTCTATTCTATAGTCCCTCCTTTCTTGAATCCTattatctatagtcttagaaacaagcagataaaAGAGGCTGTAAGGAAAATGATGAGGAAAAAGCTGTATTTGGGAAAGTGTTAG